In Bradyrhizobium sp. WBOS07, the genomic window TCTTGCCCTCTTCCTTGGCCTTCTCGTTCAAGGCGTCGAACTCGATCTTGTCGACCTGCTCGCCCGAGATCATGTCCGTATCGCCCTGGTCGGTGACTTCCACCTTCTGTAGCATCTGACGGACAATCACCTCGATGTGCTTGTCGTTGATGAGCACGCCCTGGAGCCGGTAGACCTCCTGGATCTCGTTGACCAGATAGGCCGCGAGTTCCTCGATGCCCTTGACCGCGAGAATGTCGTGCGGCGCCGGGTTGCCTTCGACGATGAAGTCGCCCTTTTCGACGACGTCGCCGTCCTGAAGGTGGATGTGCTTGCCCTTCGGGATCAGGTACTCGCGCGGCTCGTCGGTCTTGTCCATTGGCTCGATCGAGATGCGGCGCTTGTTCTTGTAGTCGCGCCCGAACCGGATGGTGCCCGCGATCTCGGCGATGATCGCCGCATCCTTCGGACGCCGTGCCTCGAACAGCTCCGCCACCCGCGGCAGACCGCCGGTGATGTCACGCGTCTTGGCGCTTTCGGTCGAGACACGGGCGAGGATGTCGCCCGGATTGACCTTGGCTCCGACGTCGACCGAGAGAATGGCGTCGACCGACAGCATGTAGCGGGCATCGCCGCCACGGGCGAGCTTGAGCACCTTGCCGTCCTTGCCCTTGACCACGATGGCCGGACGCAGGTCCGAGCCGCCGCGGGTCGAGCGCCAGTCGATGACCACGCGCTTGGCGATACCGGTGGCCTCGTCGAGCGTTTCCGAGATCGACTGCCCCTCGACCAGATCCTCGAAGCCGATGGTACCTTCGACTTCGGTGAGCAGCGGACGGGTGTAGGGATCCCACTCGACGATGCGCTGGCCGCGCTTGACCATGTCGCCCTCGTCGACGTGCAGGCGCGAGCCGTACTGGACGCGGTGCGTCGCACGCTCGGTGCCGTCGGCATCGACGATCGCCACCACCATGTTGCGCACCATCGCGATCAGGTGGCCTTCGCTGTTGCGGGCGATGGCCTTGTTCCTGATCACGATCTTGCCGTCGAAGTTGGCTTCGACGAAGGACTGCTCGTTGAGCTGCGCCGCACCGCCGATGTGGAAGGTGCGCATGGTGAGCTGGGTGCCCGGCTCGCCGATCGACTGCGCCGCGATGACGCCGACGGCTTCGCCGTGGTTGACCGGCGTGCCGCGGGCGAGGTCGCGGCCGTAGCACTTGCCGCAGATGCCGTTGACGAGCTCGCAGGTCAGCGCCGAGCGGATCTTCACCTCCTGCACGCCACCCTGCTGGATGGCGTCCAGATGGCTCTCTTCCATCAGCGTGTCGCGCTTGATGATCACCTTGCCGGAACTGTCACGGATGTCTTCGCAGGCCGTGCGTCCGAGGATGCGCGAGCCCAGCGAAGCGACCACGGTGCCGGCATCGACGATGGCGCGCATCTTGATGCCGAGCTTGGTGCCGCAGTCGCTCTGCGTGATGATGCAGTCCTGCGCGACGTCGACCAGACGACGGGTCAGGTAGCCGGAGTTGGCGGTCTTCAACGCGGTGTCCGCGAGGCCCTTGCGGGCGCCGTGGGTCGAGTTGAAGTACTCGAGCACCGAGAGGCCTTCCTTGAAGTTCGAGATGATCGGCGTCTCGATGATCTCGCCCGACGGCTTGGCCATCAGGCCGCGCATGCCGGCGAGCTGGCGCATCTGGGCCGGCGAACCGCGGGCACCGGAATGAGCCATCATGTAGATCGAGTTGATGTCGGCATCGGCCCCGCTCGCCGTCTTCTTGGTCGAGGAGATCTCCTTCATCATCGCCTTGGCGATTTCTTCCGTGGCCTTCGACCAGGCGTCGACGACCTTGTTGTACTTCTCGCCGTGGGTGATCAGACCGTCGTTGTACTGCTGCTCGAAATCCTTCGCCAGCGTACGGGTGGTGTCGACGATCTTCCACTTGCCGTGCGGCACGACCATGTCGTCCTTGCCGAACGAGATACCGGCCTTGAACGCGTTGTAGAAGCCGAGCGCCATGATGCGGTCGCAGAAGATCACCGTCTCCTTCTGACCGCAGTGACGGTAGACCTGGTCGATCACGCCCGAGATCTCGCGCTTGGTCATCAGCTTGTTGATGATCTCGTACGAAATCCGCGGGTTCTTCGGCAGCAGGTTGCCGAGCATGACGCGACCGGCGGTGGTCTCGATCCAGCGCGTCGAGACCTTGCCGGTCTCGTCCATGCCCTGCCACCGGTACTTGATCTTGGTGTGGAGGTGAATGACCTTCGCGTGCAGGGCGTGCTCGAGCTCGGCCATGTCGCCGAAGATCTTGCCCTCGCCGGGCAGGCCTTCGCGCATGATCGAGACGTAGTACAGGCCGAGCACGATGTCCTGCGACGGCACGATGATCGGCTGACCGTTGGCCGGATGCAGGATGTTGTTGGTCGACATCATCAGGACGCGCGCTTCCAGCTGCGCTTCGAGCGACAGCGGAACGTGGACGGCCATCTGGTCGCCGTCGAAGTCGGCGTTGAACGCCGAGCAGACCAGCGGGTGAAGCTGGATTGCCTTGCCCTCGATCAGCACCGGCTCGAACGCCTGGATGCCGAGGCGATGCAGCGTCGGCGCGCGGTTGAGCAGCACCGGATGCTCGCGGATCACCTCATCCAGAATGTCCCAGACCTCGGGCCGCTCCTTCTCGACCAGCTTCTTGGCCTGCTTCACCGTGGTGGACAGGCCCTTGGCGTCGAGCCGCGAATAGATGAACGGCTTGAACAGCTCGAGCGCCATCTTCTTCGGCAGGCCGCACTGATGCAGGCGCAGCTCGGGACCGACCACGATCACCGAACGGCCCGAATAGTCGACGCGCTTGCCGAGCAGGTTCTGGCGGAAGCGGCCCTGCTTGCCCTTGAGCATGTCGGCGAGCGACTTCAGCGGGCGCTTGTTGGCGCCCGTGATGACGCGGCCGCGGCGGCCGTTGTCGAACAGCGCATCGACCGCTTCCTGAAGCATGCGCTTCTCGTTGCGGATGATGATGTCGGGCGCGCGCAGCTCCATCAGCCGCTTCAAGCGGTTGTTGCGGTTGATGACGCGGCGATAGAGGTCGTTGAGGTCCGAGGTCGCGAAGCGGCCGCCGTCGAGCGGCACCAGCGGACGCAGGTCCGGCGGAATCACCGGGACCACGGTCATGATCATCCATTCCGGCTTGTTGCCGGAGTGGCGGAACGCTTCCACGATCTTGAGGCGCTTGGCGAGCTTCTTGTGCTTGATGTCGGAGTCGGTCTCCTGCATCTCGACGCGGAGCGAAGCCTCCAGCTTCTCGAGGTCCATGCCCTTGAGCAGCTCGCGGATCGCTTCGGCGCCGATCATGGCGGTGAAGCTGTCCTGGCCGTATTCGTCCTGCGCCTTCAGATACTCGTCTTCCGACAGCAGCTGACGGTCCTTGAGAGCGGTGAGACCCGGCTCGAGCACGACGTAATATTCGAAGTAGAGGATCCGCTCGAGATCCTTCAGCGTCATGTCCAGCAGAAGGCCGATGCGCGAGGGCAGCGACTTCAGGAACCAGATGTGGGCGACCGGGGCTGCGAGCTCGATATGGCCCATGCGCTCGCGCCGGACGCGCGACAGCGTGACCTCGACCGAGCACTTCTCGCAGATGATGCCCTTGTACTTCATGCGCTTGTACTTGCCGCACAAGCACTCGTAGTCCTTGATCGGCCCGAAGATGCGGGCGCAGAACAGGCCGTCGCGCTCGGGCTTGAAGGTGCGGTAGTTGATGGTCTCCGGCTTCTTGATCTCGCCGTAGGACCAGGACAGAATCTTCTCTGGAGACGCGATCGAGATCCGGATCTGGTCGAAGACCTGAGCCGGCGTCGTCGGGTTGAAGAGATTCATAATTTCTTGGTTCATCGTCTTCTCCTCGCGTGCCGGTCGCCTCCGGCCGCAAATTCGAAAATCACTTCAAGCAGGCGCCCTGCCCTCAAGGCCTCGGGCGGGGCGCCGGTGCCCGGCCGCAAAGGCCGGGCATGACAGGTCGAATTACTCGGCCGCTTCCGACGTCGGCGCCGGTCCCACCTTGGAATTGTGCAGGTCGACGTTGAGGCCGAGCGAGCGCATTTCCTTGACCAGCACGTTGAACGATTCCGGAATACCGGCCTCGAACGTGTCGTCGCCGCGCACGATCGCCTCGTAGACCTTGGTACGGCCGGCGACGTCGTCCGACTTCACCGTCAGCATCTCCTGGAGCGTGTACGCCGCGCCGTAGGCCTCGAGCGCCCACACCTCCATTTCGCCGAAGCGCTGGCCGCCGAACTGCGCCTTGCCGCCCAGCGGCTGCTGGGTGACGAGCGAGTACGGACCGATCGAACGCGCGTGGATCTTGTCGTCGACCAGATGGTGCAGCTTGAGCATGTAGATGTAGCCCACCGTCACCTTGCGATCGAACGGATCGCCGGTGCGGCCGTCATAGACGGTCGACTGGCCCGAGGCGTCGAGACCGGCAAGCTTCAGCATCTCCTCGATGTCGGCTTCCTTGGCGCCGTCGAACACCGGCGTCGCGATCGGCACGCCGCGGCTCAGGTTGTGGCCGAGCTCGATCAGCTCATTGTCGTTGAGCGACTTGATCGTCTCGTCGTCGCCGTAGACCTTCTTCAAGGTCTCCTTCAGCGGCTTGATGTCCTGCTTCGACAGGTACGCATCGACCGTCTGGCCGATCCGCTTGCCGAGGCCGGCGCAGGCCCAGCCGAGATGGGTCTCGAGGATCTGCCCGACGTTCATGCGCGAGGGCACGCCGAGCGGATTGAGCACGATGTCGGCATGCGTGCCGTCTTCGAGGAACGGCATGTCCTCGATCGGCACGATCTTCGACACCACGCCCTTGTTGCCGTGGCGGCCGGCCATCTTGTCGCCGGGCTGGATCTTGCGCTTCACCGCGACGAAGACCTTGACCATCTTCATCACGCCGGGCGGCAATTCGTCGCCGCGCTGAAGCTTCTCGACCTTGTCGAGGAAGCGCTGCTCAAGCCCCTTCTTCGACTCGTCGTACTGCTTCCGCATGGCCTCGATCTCGGCCATCAGCTTGTCGTTCGGCGAAGCGAACAGCCACCACTGCGACTTCGGGTACTCCTCGAGCACCGCACGGGTGATCTTGGTGTCCTTCTTGAAGCCCTTGGGGCCTGCGATGCCCTGCCGCCCTTCGAGCAGCTCGGCAAGACGGTTGTAGACGTTGCGGTCCAGGATCGCCTGCTCGTCGTCGCGGTCCTTGGCCAGACGCTCGATCTCCTCCCGCTCGATCGCCAGCGCACGCTCGTCCTTGTCGACGCCGTGGCGGTTGAACACGCGCACTTCGACGATGGTGCCCTGCACGCCCGGGGGAACGCGCAGCGAGGTGTCGCGGACGTCTGAGGCCTTCTCGCCGAAGATGGCGCGCAGCAGCTTCTCTTCCGGCGTCATCGGGCTCTCGCCCTTCGGCGTGATCTTGCCGACCAGGATGTCGCCGGCGCGCACTTCCGCACCGATGTAGACGATACCGGCTTCGTCGAGGTTCTTGAGCGCTTCTTCCGAGACGTTCGGGATGTCGCGGGTAATTTCCTCGGGTCCGAGCTTGGTGTCGCGGGCCATCACCTCGAATTCCTCGATGTGAATCGAGGTGAAGACGTCTTCCTTCACGATCCGCTCAGAGAGCAGGATCGAGTCTTCAAAATTGTAGCCGTTCCACGGCATGAACGCGACGAGCACGTTGCGCCCCAGAGCGAGCTCACCGAGATCTGTCGACGGACCGTCGGCGATGATGTCGCCCTTCTTGACGATGTCGCCGACCTTCACCAGCGGACGCTGGTTGATGCAGGTCGACTGGTTGGAGCGCTGGTACTTCATCAGGCGGTAGATATCGACGCCCGACTTGGTCGGATCGAGATCCTCGGTGGCGCGGATGACGACGCGGGTGGCGTCGATCTGGTCGATCACGCCCGAACGACGCGCCGCGATCGCAGCCCCCGAGTCGCGCGCAACCACGCCTTCCATGCCGGTGCCGACGAACGGCGCCTCGGCGCGAACCAGCGGCACCGCCTGGCGCTGCATGTTCGAGCCCATCAGCGCGCGGTTGGCGTCGTCGTTCTCGAGGAACGGGATCAGCGCCGCGGCGACCGAAACCAGCTGCTTCGGCGACACGTCCATGTAGTCGACCTTGTCCGGCGTCACCGGCAAGACTTCGCCGGCATGACGGCAGACCACGAGGTCTTCGGTGAAGCGGCCCTTCGGGTCGAGCGGCACGTTGGCCTGCGCGACCGTGTAGCGCCCCTCTTCCATCGCCGACAGGTACACGACCTCGTCGGTGACGCGGCCGTCCTTGACCTTGCGGTACGGCGTCTCGACGAAGCCGTACTTGTTCACGCGCGCGAAGGTCGCGAGCGAGTTGATCAGGCCGATGTTCGGACCTTCCGGCGTCTCGATCGGGCAGATGCGGCCGTAATGCGTCGGATGCACGTCGCGCACCTCGAAGCCGGCGCGCTCGCGGGTCAGACCGCCCGGTCCAAGCGCCGACAGGCGGCGCTTGTGGGTGATCTCGCTGAGCGGGTTGGTCTGGTCCATGAACTGCGAGAGCTGCGAGGAGCCGAAGAACTCGCGCACGGCGGCAGCCGCCGGCTTGGCGTTGATCAGGTCCTGCGGCATGACCGTGTCGATGTCGACCGAGGACATGCGCTCCTTGATCGCGCGCTCCATGCGCAACAGGCCGATGCGGTACTGGTTCTCCATGAGCTCGCCGACCGAGCGCACGCGGCGGTTGCCGAGATGGTCGATGTCGTCGATCTCGCCCTTGCCGTCGCGCAGGTCCACCAGCGTCTTGATGACGGAGAGGATGTCTTCCTTGCGCAGCGTGCGCTGGGTGTCCGGCGCATCGAGGTCGAGGCGCATGTTCATCTTGACGCGGCCGACCGCGGAGAGGTCGTAGCGTTCGGCATCGAAGAACAGCGACTGGAACATGGCCTGCGCCGAATCCAGCGTCGGCGGCTCGCCCGGACGCATCACGCGGTAGATGTCGAACAGCGCGTCCTCGCGCGTCATGTTCTTGTCGGCCGAGAGCGTGTTGCGGATATAGGGGCCGACATTGACGTGGTCGATGTCGAGCAGCGGCAGCTCCTTGTAGCCCTGCTCGTTGAGCGACTTCATCAGCTTGTCGGTGATCTCCTCACCGGCTTCGGCGTGAATCTCGCCCGTCTTCGGATTGACGAGGTCCTCGGCGACGTAGTTGCCGACCAGCTCCTCGTCGGACATGCGCAGCGCCTTCAGCCCCTTCTCCTGGAGCTGGCGAGCGGCACGGACGGTGAGCTTCTTGCCGGCCTCGAGCACGACCTTGCCGGTGTCGGCATCGATCAGGTCGTTGACGGTCGAGTAGCCGCGGAAACGGTTAGCGTCGAACGGAACGCGCCAGCCTTCCTTGGTCCTCTTGTAGAGGATCTTCTTGTAGAACGTGGACAGGATCGCCTCGCCGTCGAGGCCGAGGGCGAACATCAGCGACGTCACCGGAATCTTGCGGCGACGGTCGATACGCGCATAGACGATGTCCTTGGCGTCGAACTCGATGTCGAGCCAGGAGCCGCGATACGGGATCACGCGGGCGGCGAACAGCAGCTTGCCCGAGGAGTGGGTCTTGCCCTTGTCGTGGTCGAAGAACACGCCGGGCGAGCGATGCATCTGCGAGACGATGACGCGCTCGGTGCCGTTGACGATGAAGGTGCCGTTCATCGTCATGAGCGGGATGTCGCCCATGTAGACGTCCTGCTCCTTGATGTCCTTCACCGACTTCGCGCCGGTTTCCTCGTCGATATCGAACACGATGAGGCGCAGCGTCACCTTGAGGGGAGCCGCGAAGGTCATGCCGCGCTGACGGCACTCGTCGACGTCGTATTTCGGCTGCTCGAACTCGTAGCGGACGAATTCCAGCATCGAGGTGCCCGAGAAATCGGAGATCGGAAACACCGAGCGGAACACCGCCTGCAGACCCTCGTCGAGACGGCCGCCCTGGGGTTCATCGACCATCAGGAACTGGTCATAGGACGCCTTCTGAACCTCGATGAGGTTCGGCATCTCGGCAACTTCCTTGATGTGTCCGAAGAACTTGCGAACGCGTTTGCGACCGGTGAATGTCTGCTGCGCCATCGTGGCCTCTCATTTTCGTCGCCCGATCTGGGCGCGCCGTCCAGGACGCGGCTGCCACCGCTCCCCGGGTTGAATTTTTCGAACCCGTTTTGGGGGCCGCAGACTCAGGTTCAGGCGAGAATGTCCTGAATCTGTTCTTCAGACCTTCAAAACGCAAAACGACGCGCGGGGCGCTGCTGCGCGCCCGCCCGTCACAACGATCGTGTTCACGGACTGCAAAAGCCCGAAATAGCCTGCTCTCCCAACGGCTTACAGGGAAATCCGGCATCCCTGCCCACCGCGCTTTCGTGCTGCCGACCCGATATGGGGCGACAATAGTGCAGATTCGAGGGTCAAGCCCGCAAATCCCCACACTTTTTCGTGTTCGGCCCGCGTCGGAATGTTCCGTCGCACGCCTTTTGCATCCGGCCCGCCATCCGAGGACGGGCCAGGATCCCGGACGCGCGCCCGGGATCCCGCCAGTAAGCAGTGCCTACTTGAGCTCGACCTTGGCGCCAGCCTTCTCGAGCTGGGCCTTGATCTTGTCGGCCTCTTCCTTGTTCACGCCTTCCTTCAGCGGCTTCGGAGCACCCTCGACGAGGTCCTTTGCTTCCTTCAGGCCGAGACCGGTGATGGCGCGGACTTCCTTGATGACCTCGATCTTCTTGTCGCCGGCGCTGGCGAGAACGACCGTGAACTCGGTCTTCTCTTCCGCCGGGGCGGCAGCAGCGCCACCGCCAGCCGGGCCGGCCACGGCGACGGCCGCGGCAGCCGAAACGCCCCACTTCTCTTCGAGGAGCTTCGCCAGTTCAGCAGCTTCGAGCACGGTGAGGCTCGAGAGGTCGTCAACGATCTTCTGCAAGTCAGCCATTGTTCAGTTTCCTTAACTGTAAGTCTGGTTCGGGTTTGAGTTTTGCGAAGGGCGTCAGGCCGCTTCGCCCTTTGAGGCATGAGCCTGGATGACGCGCGCGAGCTTGCCCGCGGGCGCATTGGCGAGCTGAGCCAGCTTGGTCGCCGGGGCCACGATGAGGCCGACGATCTTGCCGCGCAGTTCATCAAGCGACGGCAGCGAGGCAAGAGCCTTCACGCCGTCGACATTCAGGACGGTCTTCCCCATCGAGCCGCCGATGATGACGAACTTTTCGTTCGCCTTGGCGAATTCGATGGCGACCTTTGG contains:
- the rpoC gene encoding DNA-directed RNA polymerase subunit beta' — protein: MNQEIMNLFNPTTPAQVFDQIRISIASPEKILSWSYGEIKKPETINYRTFKPERDGLFCARIFGPIKDYECLCGKYKRMKYKGIICEKCSVEVTLSRVRRERMGHIELAAPVAHIWFLKSLPSRIGLLLDMTLKDLERILYFEYYVVLEPGLTALKDRQLLSEDEYLKAQDEYGQDSFTAMIGAEAIRELLKGMDLEKLEASLRVEMQETDSDIKHKKLAKRLKIVEAFRHSGNKPEWMIMTVVPVIPPDLRPLVPLDGGRFATSDLNDLYRRVINRNNRLKRLMELRAPDIIIRNEKRMLQEAVDALFDNGRRGRVITGANKRPLKSLADMLKGKQGRFRQNLLGKRVDYSGRSVIVVGPELRLHQCGLPKKMALELFKPFIYSRLDAKGLSTTVKQAKKLVEKERPEVWDILDEVIREHPVLLNRAPTLHRLGIQAFEPVLIEGKAIQLHPLVCSAFNADFDGDQMAVHVPLSLEAQLEARVLMMSTNNILHPANGQPIIVPSQDIVLGLYYVSIMREGLPGEGKIFGDMAELEHALHAKVIHLHTKIKYRWQGMDETGKVSTRWIETTAGRVMLGNLLPKNPRISYEIINKLMTKREISGVIDQVYRHCGQKETVIFCDRIMALGFYNAFKAGISFGKDDMVVPHGKWKIVDTTRTLAKDFEQQYNDGLITHGEKYNKVVDAWSKATEEIAKAMMKEISSTKKTASGADADINSIYMMAHSGARGSPAQMRQLAGMRGLMAKPSGEIIETPIISNFKEGLSVLEYFNSTHGARKGLADTALKTANSGYLTRRLVDVAQDCIITQSDCGTKLGIKMRAIVDAGTVVASLGSRILGRTACEDIRDSSGKVIIKRDTLMEESHLDAIQQGGVQEVKIRSALTCELVNGICGKCYGRDLARGTPVNHGEAVGVIAAQSIGEPGTQLTMRTFHIGGAAQLNEQSFVEANFDGKIVIRNKAIARNSEGHLIAMVRNMVVAIVDADGTERATHRVQYGSRLHVDEGDMVKRGQRIVEWDPYTRPLLTEVEGTIGFEDLVEGQSISETLDEATGIAKRVVIDWRSTRGGSDLRPAIVVKGKDGKVLKLARGGDARYMLSVDAILSVDVGAKVNPGDILARVSTESAKTRDITGGLPRVAELFEARRPKDAAIIAEIAGTIRFGRDYKNKRRISIEPMDKTDEPREYLIPKGKHIHLQDGDVVEKGDFIVEGNPAPHDILAVKGIEELAAYLVNEIQEVYRLQGVLINDKHIEVIVRQMLQKVEVTDQGDTDMISGEQVDKIEFDALNEKAKEEGKKPATGTPVLLGITKASLQTRSFFSAASFQETTRVLTEAAVNGKVDPLEGLKENVIVGRLIPAGTGASMAKIREVAMKRDKLILDEREKQAAVVSPAPEAELPALPPAE
- the rpoB gene encoding DNA-directed RNA polymerase subunit beta gives rise to the protein MAQQTFTGRKRVRKFFGHIKEVAEMPNLIEVQKASYDQFLMVDEPQGGRLDEGLQAVFRSVFPISDFSGTSMLEFVRYEFEQPKYDVDECRQRGMTFAAPLKVTLRLIVFDIDEETGAKSVKDIKEQDVYMGDIPLMTMNGTFIVNGTERVIVSQMHRSPGVFFDHDKGKTHSSGKLLFAARVIPYRGSWLDIEFDAKDIVYARIDRRRKIPVTSLMFALGLDGEAILSTFYKKILYKRTKEGWRVPFDANRFRGYSTVNDLIDADTGKVVLEAGKKLTVRAARQLQEKGLKALRMSDEELVGNYVAEDLVNPKTGEIHAEAGEEITDKLMKSLNEQGYKELPLLDIDHVNVGPYIRNTLSADKNMTREDALFDIYRVMRPGEPPTLDSAQAMFQSLFFDAERYDLSAVGRVKMNMRLDLDAPDTQRTLRKEDILSVIKTLVDLRDGKGEIDDIDHLGNRRVRSVGELMENQYRIGLLRMERAIKERMSSVDIDTVMPQDLINAKPAAAAVREFFGSSQLSQFMDQTNPLSEITHKRRLSALGPGGLTRERAGFEVRDVHPTHYGRICPIETPEGPNIGLINSLATFARVNKYGFVETPYRKVKDGRVTDEVVYLSAMEEGRYTVAQANVPLDPKGRFTEDLVVCRHAGEVLPVTPDKVDYMDVSPKQLVSVAAALIPFLENDDANRALMGSNMQRQAVPLVRAEAPFVGTGMEGVVARDSGAAIAARRSGVIDQIDATRVVIRATEDLDPTKSGVDIYRLMKYQRSNQSTCINQRPLVKVGDIVKKGDIIADGPSTDLGELALGRNVLVAFMPWNGYNFEDSILLSERIVKEDVFTSIHIEEFEVMARDTKLGPEEITRDIPNVSEEALKNLDEAGIVYIGAEVRAGDILVGKITPKGESPMTPEEKLLRAIFGEKASDVRDTSLRVPPGVQGTIVEVRVFNRHGVDKDERALAIEREEIERLAKDRDDEQAILDRNVYNRLAELLEGRQGIAGPKGFKKDTKITRAVLEEYPKSQWWLFASPNDKLMAEIEAMRKQYDESKKGLEQRFLDKVEKLQRGDELPPGVMKMVKVFVAVKRKIQPGDKMAGRHGNKGVVSKIVPIEDMPFLEDGTHADIVLNPLGVPSRMNVGQILETHLGWACAGLGKRIGQTVDAYLSKQDIKPLKETLKKVYGDDETIKSLNDNELIELGHNLSRGVPIATPVFDGAKEADIEEMLKLAGLDASGQSTVYDGRTGDPFDRKVTVGYIYMLKLHHLVDDKIHARSIGPYSLVTQQPLGGKAQFGGQRFGEMEVWALEAYGAAYTLQEMLTVKSDDVAGRTKVYEAIVRGDDTFEAGIPESFNVLVKEMRSLGLNVDLHNSKVGPAPTSEAAE
- the rplL gene encoding 50S ribosomal protein L7/L12, yielding MADLQKIVDDLSSLTVLEAAELAKLLEEKWGVSAAAAVAVAGPAGGGAAAAPAEEKTEFTVVLASAGDKKIEVIKEVRAITGLGLKEAKDLVEGAPKPLKEGVNKEEADKIKAQLEKAGAKVELK